The genomic interval GCCGGGGACGACCGCGCCCGCGAGCTGGGGGTGGGTGTCGTCCACGCCGGTGTCGATGACGGCGACGCGGACGCCCTCGCCCCGGGTGTCGTGCCACAACTCGTCGAGGAGCACGCGCTGGAGGGACCAGGGGCGGCCCTCGAACGGCCGGTTCGCCGGAAGGACGCACGCGCCGCCTTCCGGTCCGGTGGCCGCGCACGCGGGCTGGGCCGCGGCGAGAGCGGTCAGTGCGACGAGGGCCGCGACCGGCCGGATCGCCGCCATGTCAGGAACCCTGCGGGCGGCGCGCGCTGGAGGTGTCGAGCCGTGGACCGCGGGGAAGGAACTCCGACCACTCGGCCGGTACGAGGGCGGGCCTCACGTCCTCGTAGCCGAGCCTGGTCTGTGCCTCGTTGGCCCGCGCCTGGGCGTGCGGGGTGCCGGTGGGGAGCGCGGAGTGCCCGGGGTCGCCGTCGCCGTTCCCCTGAACCGCGTACCGCAATCCCGTGTCCGTCACCAGGAAGAGTGATCCGTCGGGCCTGGTCTGGCGGCCCCGGACCTGGGTGTAGAGGAGCCCGCTGCCGGGGGTGACGTAGGTGCTGGTGCCGCCCGCGCCGACGGCGGCGGGGTACGTGGTGCCGGCCCAGGTGCTCAGAGTGGTGCGGCCCCTGCCGTCCGTCGCGCGCAGTACGGAGCAGACGGTGCTCCGGTGCGCGGTGTCGACGCGGACGGCCTTGCGGGCGGGCCAGTGCGCGGCCTGCCCCGCGAAGGGCGCCGGGTCGGGCACGAAGTCCTGGAGCCCCGCCGGGTAGGCGGTGCCGGACTGGTCGAGGGCGGCGGTCTGCGGGGAGTTGACGATCAGCCAGGCGGTGAACTCGGAGACCGGCTGGACCCTCCCGTCGAGCACGACGTGGTAGGCGGTGCCCGCACCGGTCCTGGTCCGCAGCACCGCGCCGACGCGGTTCTCGCGGGCGGAGAGGTGGCCCTCGACGCGGGCAGGAGCGCCGATCTCGCCGGGGACGACGGGGAAGACGACGGGGCTGCCGGTGTGCAGGGTGGCGAGCCAGTCGCCGGTGACGGCTCGCGGCCGGGCCCGGCCGACCAGCGCGTCGGTGAGGTGCCCGAAGTCGCCGGGCCGCTCGTCCAGGCGGTATTTGGTGCCCCGGGCGTCCACGAGGTACCGGGTGCCGTGCGGGTCCTGTACGTAGAGGACCTGGCCTCCGGTGAGCCGGTTCGGGCCCTCCGTCAGCCGCTGGTCGCGGGCGGCGAGGACGAAGCCGGCCTTCTGCACACCGGCGCCCCCGCCTCCCGGCCGTACGCATGCTGCCCATCGCTTGGCGGTGCCCGCGTCCC from Streptomyces drozdowiczii carries:
- the eccB gene encoding type VII secretion protein EccB, with the protein product MVTRRDELNAYTFAKRRALGAFLQPLPAGSDEGAPRPLRAVLPGVLTGALLLAGFGAYGMFRPVAPKGWDRPGAKVVVGRTSTTRYVVLTTGRGAHRRTRLHPVLNLASARLLLDPGDYGVVQVADDILDAGGPPRGPVIGIPYAPDRLPDERDAGTAKRWAACVRPGGGGAGVQKAGFVLAARDQRLTEGPNRLTGGQVLYVQDPHGTRYLVDARGTKYRLDERPGDFGHLTDALVGRARPRAVTGDWLATLHTGSPVVFPVVPGEIGAPARVEGHLSARENRVGAVLRTRTGAGTAYHVVLDGRVQPVSEFTAWLIVNSPQTAALDQSGTAYPAGLQDFVPDPAPFAGQAAHWPARKAVRVDTAHRSTVCSVLRATDGRGRTTLSTWAGTTYPAAVGAGGTSTYVTPGSGLLYTQVRGRQTRPDGSLFLVTDTGLRYAVQGNGDGDPGHSALPTGTPHAQARANEAQTRLGYEDVRPALVPAEWSEFLPRGPRLDTSSARRPQGS